From one Malus sylvestris chromosome 1, drMalSylv7.2, whole genome shotgun sequence genomic stretch:
- the LOC126621787 gene encoding cytochrome P450 71AU50-like: MDWVSAIVGLLALVYVLQAWTKSNNKKKRLPPGPRGFPLFGNLHMLGEFPHRDLHRLAQKHGDIMYLRLGLAPVIIASSPQAAELFLKTHDLNFASRPPLEAAKHISWGQRNLSFGEYGSYWRTMRKMCTLELLSAHKINSFKSTRKEELALLINFIQEAARDRVTVNLSAKVSSLSADISCLMVFGKKYKDKELDEKGFKAVVQEGMHLAATPNFGDYIPFLAPLDLQGLTKRMKVVHKVFDDFFEKIIDEHLQSTSEERPKDFVDVMLGFMGSVESEYRIERSNIKAIMLDMLSGSMDTTATSTEWTLSELLKHPQVMKKVQKEIENVVGMERMVEESDLEKLEYLDKVVKETMRLHPVAPLLLPHAAIEDCNVNGFHIPGKSRIMINIWAIGRNPSVWTDADKFIPERFDGSNIDFRGRDFQFIPFGSGRRGCPGMQLGITMVLLLVAQLVHCFDWELPNNMLPTELDMTEEFGLTVPRANHLLALPTYRLRQRQQ; encoded by the exons ATGGATTGGGTTAGTGCAATTGTTGGGTTGCTAGCACTTGTTTATGTGCTGCAAGCATGGACCAAAAGCAACAACAAAAAGAAGAGACTGCCTCCCGGTCCCAGAGGGTTTCCGCTTTTCGGAAATCTGCACATGTTAGGGGAGTTCCCTCACCGGGATCTGCATCGACTAGCCCAAAAGCACGGCGACATCATGTACCTGCGCTTGGGGCTTGCTCCTGTCATTATTGCCTCATCCCCTCAGGCTGCTGAGCTGTTTCTCAAAACACATGACCTTAATTTTGCAAGTAGGCCACCACTTGAAGCTGCAAAGCATATCTCTTGGGGACAAAGGAATTTGTCCTTTGGCGAGTATGGCTCTTATTGGCGAACCATGCGTAAGATGTGCACCCTTGAATTGCTTAGCGCCCACAAGATCAACTCTTTCAAGTCCACGAGGAAAGAAGAGCTTGCCCTCTTGATTAACTTTATTCAAGAGGCTGCTCGTGATCGTGTTACTGTGAATCTCAGTGCCAAGGTTTCGTCTCTCAGCGCAGACATTAGTTGCCTGATGGTGTTCGGGAAGAAGTACAAGGACAAAGAATTGGATGAGAAGGGTTTCAAGGCAGTGGTCCAAGAGGGCATGCATTTGGCTGCCACCCCTAACTTTGGTGATTACATCCCTTTTCTTGCTCCACTTGACCTCCAGGGGTTAACTAAGCGCATGAAGGTTGTTCACAAggtgtttgatgacttttttgAGAAGATCATCGACGAGCATCTTCAGTCTACCAGCGAAGAAAGACCTAAGGACTTTGTTGATGTCATGTTGGGCTTCATGGGATCAGTAGAGTCTGAGTACCGAATTGAACGCTCCAATATCAAAGCTATAATGTTG GACATGCTCTCAGGTTCGATGGACACTACAGCAACATCGACTGAGTGGACACTCTCCGAACTCCTCAAGCATCCACAGGTAATGAAGAAAGTCCAGAAGGAGATAGAAAATGTAGTCGGCATGGAGAGAATGGTGGAAGAATCAGACTTGGAGAAGTTGGAGTACTTGGACAAGGTAGTGAAGGAAACCATGAGGCTTCATCCAGTGGCACCATTGCTGCTTCCCCATGCAGCCATTGAGGACTGCAACGTTAATGGCTTCCACATACCTGGAAAATCCCGTATTATGATCAATATATGGGCAATTGGCAGGAACCCGAGTGTGTGGACTGATGCAGACAAGTTCATACCAGAAAGGTTTGATGGCAGCAATATCGATTTCCGCGGACGTGACTTCCAATTTATTCCGTTTGGCTCCGGTCGAAGGGGTTGCCCTGGAATGCAGTTAGGCATCACGATGGTACTGCTATTGGTGGCACAACTCGTGCATTGTTTTGATTGGGAACTTCCAAATAATATGTTGCCAACTGAGTTGGACATGACGGAGGAGTTCGGTCTAACGGTTCCAAGGGCTAATCATCTCTTAGCTCTTCCTACTTATCGCCTTCGTCAACGTCAGCAATGA